In Acidobacteriota bacterium, one genomic interval encodes:
- a CDS encoding TolC family protein, whose translation MLNCILRTHPGDGPRRRTVRFAALALGLAAAVGLAAAVDASAAPTRLTLREVFELAVAANPNQAVLAARRAEAEAERRRAAAYPNPEVEITAGWADGRDTGAGSRATMGAEFAQPIEWPAVRRARAAAAAAGVDAAAWYAALDRAVLAAEVRRAFGTVLFRQRMLALAREDAANAAEIEAIVDLRVAGGEAAELDRIKVRLERLRADRAVGAEAGRLASARTGLAALCGDTLPADFEVADAWPDNPEPAVVNPAAAWTDHPALRLQEAVRARHEQELRLAEAAGRPALALGLAAAREYDANSLGGFLRLELPAWDRNAGGIAAAAARCDEADAQLVRLRRDIRRDVALAVQGLEQALTRRAAFEGGLRQAAAEAYRIETLRYREGEVDFLHLLDTCRTARQVEVEYLLSQFDVQMARAELDRALGKGDVEP comes from the coding sequence ATGTTAAATTGCATTCTTCGAACACACCCCGGTGATGGTCCGCGCCGCCGGACGGTCCGCTTTGCGGCGCTGGCGCTCGGCCTGGCCGCAGCCGTCGGCCTCGCCGCCGCAGTGGATGCTTCCGCCGCCCCCACCCGCCTCACCCTTCGCGAGGTGTTCGAGCTGGCCGTCGCGGCGAATCCCAACCAGGCTGTCCTGGCGGCCCGCCGCGCCGAAGCTGAAGCCGAGCGGCGCCGGGCCGCCGCCTACCCTAATCCCGAGGTGGAAATCACGGCCGGGTGGGCCGACGGACGGGATACCGGCGCCGGTTCGCGCGCTACCATGGGTGCGGAGTTCGCCCAGCCCATCGAATGGCCGGCGGTGCGTCGGGCCCGCGCAGCCGCTGCCGCTGCAGGCGTCGACGCCGCGGCATGGTACGCCGCCTTGGACCGGGCGGTGCTCGCCGCCGAGGTTCGGCGGGCGTTCGGCACGGTCCTGTTCCGCCAGCGGATGCTGGCGCTGGCTCGCGAGGACGCGGCCAACGCCGCCGAAATCGAAGCCATCGTCGACCTCCGCGTCGCAGGCGGAGAAGCGGCGGAACTCGACCGGATCAAGGTCCGCCTGGAGCGGCTCCGGGCGGACCGGGCCGTCGGGGCGGAGGCCGGCCGGCTCGCCTCCGCCCGGACCGGGCTGGCTGCGCTGTGCGGCGACACTCTCCCTGCGGATTTCGAGGTGGCGGACGCCTGGCCGGACAATCCGGAACCCGCCGTCGTAAATCCGGCTGCGGCCTGGACGGACCATCCCGCCCTGCGCCTGCAGGAGGCGGTCCGCGCCCGCCACGAGCAGGAACTGCGGTTGGCCGAGGCCGCCGGCCGGCCTGCGCTCGCACTGGGGCTGGCCGCGGCGCGGGAATATGACGCCAACAGCCTGGGCGGCTTCCTCCGGCTGGAGTTGCCCGCCTGGGACCGGAATGCCGGCGGTATCGCCGCCGCCGCGGCCCGCTGCGATGAGGCGGACGCGCAGCTGGTCAGGCTGCGGCGGGATATCCGCCGCGACGTGGCGCTGGCCGTCCAGGGCCTGGAACAGGCCCTGACGCGACGGGCCGCGTTCGAGGGCGGCCTGCGCCAGGCGGCCGCCGAGGCGTACCGCATCGAAACCCTGCGCTACCGCGAGGGGGAGGTGGATTTCCTCCACCTGCTGGATACCTGCCGCACCGCCCGGCAGGTCGAAGTGGAGTACCTCCTCAGCCAATTCGACGTCCAGATGGCCCGGGCCGAACTCGACCGGGCCCTGGGCAAAGGAGACGTGGAGCCATGA
- a CDS encoding efflux RND transporter periplasmic adaptor subunit: MIRHTGFRFFLLLLAAAAGLAAAGCGGAPPAATPTEEHHHEEEADGPLHLTREAMQANGVRVEAARPQALDAAVTYPGRVTFDTERMAHVSVPVSGRVAEVRARLGDSVARGDVLLVVDSVALGQAQSDYLQRRTQVQSARTALEVARTAAERAERLLAEKGISVGEYQRRDGDRRKAEADLQATEAAERAAADQLRLWGMAPADIERLARTAQIEPQYVVRAPVAGEVVERHATLGEVVGPEREAVFLLADIRTLWVLADVPESEIQHFRTGQAASITAPALGGITVAGTVTFIPPAVDPATRTVPVRLEVGSSGLSLKAGMFVEVRFTPAGGPASRLAVPADAIQSVDGQPAVFLELADEAGAFRPRFIQPGPATGGLVPIAAGLQAGDRVVVTGAFVLKAQYEKALMEGKTCSGH, from the coding sequence ATGATCCGACATACTGGATTCCGATTCTTCCTGCTCTTGCTCGCCGCAGCCGCCGGCCTGGCCGCCGCCGGCTGTGGGGGCGCACCGCCGGCCGCCACGCCGACCGAGGAGCACCACCACGAGGAGGAGGCGGATGGGCCCCTGCACCTGACCCGGGAGGCGATGCAGGCCAACGGCGTCCGGGTGGAGGCAGCCCGGCCGCAGGCCCTGGACGCGGCCGTCACCTATCCCGGCCGGGTTACCTTCGATACCGAACGGATGGCCCACGTGAGCGTCCCCGTCTCCGGCCGGGTGGCCGAGGTGCGGGCGCGCCTCGGAGACTCCGTCGCCCGCGGCGACGTGCTCTTGGTGGTGGACAGCGTCGCCCTGGGCCAGGCCCAGAGCGACTACCTCCAGCGCCGCACCCAGGTGCAGTCGGCCCGCACCGCCCTGGAGGTGGCCCGCACCGCCGCCGAGCGGGCCGAGCGCCTCCTGGCGGAGAAGGGGATTTCGGTGGGCGAGTACCAGCGCCGTGACGGCGACCGGCGCAAGGCCGAGGCCGACCTCCAGGCAACCGAGGCCGCCGAACGGGCCGCCGCCGACCAGCTCCGCCTGTGGGGCATGGCGCCGGCCGACATCGAGCGGCTCGCCCGCACCGCCCAGATCGAGCCGCAGTACGTGGTCCGGGCGCCCGTCGCCGGAGAGGTGGTGGAGCGCCACGCCACCCTGGGCGAGGTGGTGGGGCCGGAGCGAGAGGCGGTCTTCCTGCTTGCGGACATCCGCACCCTCTGGGTGCTGGCCGACGTCCCCGAATCCGAAATCCAGCATTTCAGAACCGGCCAGGCGGCGTCGATCACCGCCCCGGCGCTCGGCGGCATCACCGTGGCCGGCACGGTGACCTTCATCCCGCCCGCGGTGGATCCGGCCACGCGCACCGTGCCCGTCCGCCTCGAGGTGGGCAGCAGCGGACTCTCTCTCAAGGCCGGCATGTTCGTGGAGGTGCGTTTCACCCCGGCGGGAGGCCCCGCCTCCCGACTGGCCGTGCCCGCCGACGCGATCCAGTCCGTGGACGGCCAACCGGCTGTTTTCCTGGAATTGGCCGATGAAGCGGGTGCGTTTCGGCCCCGGTTCATCCAGCCCGGGCCGGCGACCGGCGGGCTCGTCCCCATCGCCGCCGGCTTGCAGGCCGGCGACCGGGTGGTGGTGACGGGCGCATTCGTCCTCAAGGCCCAGTACGAAAAGGCGCTGATGGAAGGCAAGACTTGTTCAGGTCATTGA
- a CDS encoding CusA/CzcA family heavy metal efflux RND transporter — protein sequence MLNRIIDFSISHRWLVLVLTGLGAAYGVFALLRLPIDAVPDISSRIVQITTVYPALGPTEMEKQIAFPLETALSGIPGLTATRSLSRNGFCQVEAVFGDDVDIYFARQQVLERLAEARRRIPAEAEPRLGPVTTGLGEIYVYIIEYDRSATPTESGGPAGSGWQSDGTYLTPEGERLADERDQLAYLRTVQEWVVSPQLRTVPGVAGVDTIGGFERQFLVQPDPARLVAYGVTLPEILAALERNNASVGAGTIDQGGESYVVRSEGRVTRPEEIGHIVVAARGGTPVHLHDVAAIGAGRELRLGAASENGGEVVVGTVLMLLGANPRTVTEAVTARVAEIRDSLPPGIRLRAVLVRTELVDKTITTVRENLFLGAVLVIAVLLLLLGNLRAALLTAMAIPISMLFTAIGMERAGLSANLMSLGAIDFGLIVDGAVIIVENCLRRLGERQRKLGRPLTTPERLAVTGAACREVRAATAFGEAIIILVYVPILALAGVEGKMFHPMALTVIFALTAAFVLSLTAVPALVALVVRGPVRETENRLMAVLKRAYAPLLDLAVRGRWVVVGAAAVVFAAAGLLFASLGQEFVPQLDEGNLSLQSIRVPSIALNQSMALQAQVERAVARLPEVELMYSKTGTAEVAFDPMPPNFSDGYIILKPRAAWPDPGLSKAGLIAKIQAAVEPVPGNLYEFSQPIELRMSELVAGVRGDLAVKVFGDDFETLEEIARRILQVVQSVPGAADARMSQHEGSPTLNIAVDRAAAARYGLNVADVQDLVATAIGGREAGELYQGDRRFPIVVRLPEALRADVAAIRRLPVPLPSGEGGGAGEAAALRGSVPLEAVARIEAASGPGQVNRENGKRRTTVQANVRGRDLGSFVAEVRDRVHREVRPAPGTWIEWGGQYQNLLAARDRLLVVVPACFLLIFLMLFATFGSARDAAMVFTGVPLALTGGVLALWLRGIPFSISAAVGFIALSGVAVLNGLVMVTHINQLRRKGMDLAAAIREGALARLRPVLMTALVAALGFVPMAVATGTGAEVQRPLATVVIGGILSSTALTLLVLPALYRLWHRDTRLEARSRSSGSCS from the coding sequence ATGTTGAACCGGATCATCGATTTCAGCATCAGCCACCGCTGGCTGGTGCTGGTGCTCACCGGGCTGGGGGCCGCCTACGGCGTTTTCGCCCTGCTCCGCCTGCCTATCGACGCGGTGCCCGACATCAGCAGCCGGATCGTCCAGATCACCACGGTGTACCCGGCACTGGGTCCCACCGAGATGGAAAAGCAGATCGCCTTCCCCCTGGAGACCGCCCTGTCGGGCATCCCCGGGCTGACGGCCACCCGGTCGCTCTCGCGCAACGGATTCTGTCAGGTGGAGGCGGTCTTCGGCGACGATGTCGACATCTACTTCGCCCGCCAGCAGGTGCTGGAGCGGCTGGCGGAAGCCCGCCGGCGGATCCCCGCCGAGGCCGAGCCCCGCCTCGGCCCAGTCACCACCGGCTTGGGGGAGATCTACGTCTACATCATCGAATATGACCGCTCCGCCACGCCGACGGAATCCGGCGGACCGGCCGGCTCGGGCTGGCAGTCCGACGGCACATACCTGACTCCCGAGGGGGAGCGGCTGGCGGACGAGCGGGACCAGCTCGCCTATCTCCGCACCGTCCAGGAGTGGGTGGTGAGCCCGCAGCTGCGCACCGTGCCCGGCGTGGCGGGCGTGGACACCATCGGCGGCTTCGAGCGGCAGTTCCTGGTGCAGCCGGACCCGGCGCGCCTCGTCGCCTACGGCGTCACTCTCCCCGAGATCCTGGCCGCCCTCGAGCGGAACAATGCCAGCGTGGGCGCCGGCACCATCGACCAGGGGGGCGAGTCGTACGTTGTGCGCTCCGAGGGACGGGTCACCCGGCCGGAGGAGATCGGCCACATCGTCGTCGCCGCACGCGGCGGCACCCCGGTCCACCTGCACGACGTGGCCGCCATCGGGGCGGGCCGCGAGCTCCGTCTTGGTGCGGCCAGCGAGAACGGCGGCGAGGTCGTCGTGGGCACGGTGCTCATGCTGCTGGGCGCCAACCCCCGGACGGTCACCGAGGCGGTCACCGCCCGTGTGGCGGAGATCCGGGACAGCCTGCCGCCGGGCATCCGTCTGCGGGCGGTGCTGGTACGCACCGAGCTCGTGGACAAGACCATCACCACCGTGCGGGAGAACCTGTTCCTGGGCGCGGTGCTGGTGATCGCCGTGCTCCTTCTGCTGCTCGGCAACCTGCGTGCGGCCCTCCTCACCGCCATGGCCATTCCCATTTCCATGCTGTTCACCGCCATCGGTATGGAGCGCGCCGGGCTGAGCGCCAACCTCATGAGTTTGGGCGCCATCGATTTCGGCCTCATTGTGGACGGCGCCGTGATCATCGTGGAGAACTGCCTGCGCCGTCTCGGCGAGCGGCAGCGCAAACTGGGGCGGCCGCTGACAACGCCGGAGCGGCTGGCGGTGACGGGCGCCGCCTGCCGCGAGGTGCGCGCGGCCACCGCCTTCGGCGAGGCGATCATCATTCTGGTCTACGTCCCCATTCTGGCCCTGGCCGGCGTCGAAGGAAAAATGTTCCACCCCATGGCCCTGACGGTGATCTTCGCCCTCACCGCGGCGTTCGTCCTGTCGCTCACCGCCGTGCCGGCCCTCGTGGCCCTGGTGGTGCGCGGTCCCGTGCGGGAAACGGAGAATCGTTTGATGGCCGTCCTCAAGCGCGCCTACGCGCCGCTGCTGGACCTGGCGGTGCGCGGACGCTGGGTCGTGGTGGGCGCCGCCGCGGTCGTGTTCGCCGCCGCGGGGCTGCTGTTTGCCTCGCTGGGGCAGGAGTTCGTCCCCCAGCTCGACGAGGGGAATCTGAGCCTCCAGTCCATCCGGGTCCCCAGCATCGCCCTGAATCAATCGATGGCGCTGCAGGCCCAGGTGGAACGGGCGGTCGCCCGCCTGCCCGAGGTGGAGCTCATGTACTCGAAGACGGGCACCGCCGAGGTGGCCTTCGATCCGATGCCGCCGAACTTCTCCGACGGCTACATCATCCTCAAGCCCCGCGCCGCCTGGCCGGACCCCGGCCTCTCGAAGGCCGGCCTGATCGCGAAGATTCAGGCGGCGGTGGAGCCCGTGCCGGGCAACCTGTACGAGTTCAGCCAGCCCATCGAGCTGCGCATGAGCGAGCTGGTGGCCGGCGTGCGCGGTGACCTGGCGGTGAAGGTGTTCGGGGACGACTTCGAGACGCTGGAGGAGATCGCCCGGCGGATCCTGCAGGTCGTCCAGTCCGTGCCCGGCGCCGCCGATGCCCGGATGTCGCAGCACGAGGGCTCCCCTACCCTGAACATCGCCGTGGACCGGGCGGCGGCCGCCCGGTACGGGTTGAACGTAGCCGACGTCCAGGATCTGGTGGCCACCGCCATCGGCGGCCGCGAGGCGGGCGAACTCTACCAGGGCGATCGGCGGTTCCCCATCGTGGTCCGGCTGCCCGAGGCGCTGCGCGCCGACGTGGCGGCCATCCGCCGGCTGCCGGTGCCCCTGCCATCCGGAGAGGGAGGCGGAGCGGGCGAGGCGGCGGCTCTCCGGGGTTCAGTTCCGCTGGAGGCGGTGGCCCGGATCGAAGCCGCCTCGGGTCCCGGCCAAGTGAACCGGGAGAACGGCAAACGCCGGACGACGGTCCAAGCCAACGTCCGCGGCCGCGACCTCGGATCGTTTGTGGCCGAGGTCCGCGACCGGGTCCACCGCGAGGTGCGCCCGGCGCCCGGCACCTGGATCGAGTGGGGCGGGCAGTACCAGAATCTGCTGGCGGCGCGGGACCGCCTGCTCGTGGTGGTGCCGGCCTGCTTCCTGCTGATCTTCCTGATGCTCTTCGCCACGTTCGGGTCCGCGCGCGACGCGGCCATGGTCTTCACGGGCGTGCCGCTGGCGCTCACCGGCGGCGTGCTGGCTCTGTGGCTCCGGGGCATCCCGTTCTCCATCTCGGCGGCCGTGGGCTTTATCGCCCTGTCGGGCGTGGCGGTGCTCAACGGCCTGGTGATGGTGACCCACATCAACCAGCTGCGCCGGAAGGGGATGGATCTCGCGGCGGCGATCCGCGAGGGTGCGCTCGCGCGGCTGCGGCCGGTGCTCATGACCGCGCTTGTGGCCGCCCTGGGCTTCGTGCCCATGGCGGTGGCCACGGGAACCGGCGCCGAGGTCCAGCGGCCGCTGGCCACGGTGGTGATCGGCGGAATATTGTCGTCCACCGCACTCACCCTGCTCGTGCTGCCGGCGCTGTACCGGTTGTGGCACCGGGACACGAGGCTGGAGGCTCGTTCCCGGTCCAGTGGTTCGTGCTCGTAA
- a CDS encoding SpoIIE family protein phosphatase, translated as MSIKARLLLVLIPAILVLFGALLLLSFRQSEHTVLTQINRESYELAHAHAREFDILFESSRQVAEGIATSVGSMETLTPEAVDLLLQGTFSRNPGVYGSTISFVPDKTPLGRYAPYYCRAPGGDLKFQSLADPAYDYTVWDWFRQPLADGRGHWTEPYLDTGGGDILMTTYAYPVWRKGELVGVATVDIALAELVDRLERFAARRGGQAFMVTEAGRLIGRSRQVSGQLMSNESFWDIAERSPDPHLKDLARLLKDPAPNFVDMTDPYTRKPSLVIDARIESIGWTLAIIAPRDVLLQPLIQLKNTVIPIAIVIVGLIVVLLLAVSDSVTKPLARFLGQTDSYSQGNYAERLAEDKGPLEIRRLAGSFNRLGQAILDQIENVKTSTAQKERYRQELMIAADIQRSILPRQFPPFPELQDRLDVYGYYRPAREVGGDYFDFLRLPGGAVGIVVADVSGKGAPAAFFMAMARLLVRAMAGRGYSPAEIARRANHLLFEDNEAGLFVTLLFAEYHPDTGRTRLVSAGHNPPVLRRADGRTEEIRPNPGIPLGVMPGAHYEVMELALTPGDALVIYTDGVTDAQNAREEEYGMARLRDAVGAAPAAAAREMADAVVAAVSAFAGDQPQPDDITLVTLIRRDGATAAAVPAGRPEEVIQMALPARTGVLERVAMMTESVAREAGFTRSEAERIVLAVDEVVSNVIEHAYGPASAETFELRLCTAGDVLRIVIADYGQPFDFEAASRKYDGQATPDQPVGGIGLFLVREVMDEVRYEPDTVDGNRVTLVKRRKNE; from the coding sequence ATGAGCATCAAGGCCCGCCTGCTGCTGGTCCTGATCCCCGCCATCCTGGTCCTGTTCGGCGCCCTGCTGCTGCTGAGCTTCCGCCAGAGCGAGCACACCGTCCTGACCCAGATCAACCGGGAATCGTACGAGCTGGCCCATGCCCACGCGCGGGAGTTCGATATCCTGTTCGAATCGTCCCGGCAGGTGGCCGAAGGGATCGCCACCTCGGTGGGCAGCATGGAGACGCTGACCCCCGAGGCCGTTGACCTTCTGCTTCAAGGCACGTTCTCGCGGAATCCGGGCGTCTACGGCAGCACAATCTCCTTCGTTCCGGACAAGACGCCGCTGGGACGCTACGCCCCCTATTACTGCCGCGCCCCCGGCGGCGACCTGAAATTCCAGTCACTGGCCGATCCCGCCTACGACTACACGGTCTGGGACTGGTTCCGGCAGCCGCTGGCCGACGGGCGGGGGCACTGGACCGAGCCGTACCTGGACACCGGCGGCGGCGACATCCTAATGACCACCTACGCCTACCCCGTTTGGCGCAAGGGCGAACTGGTGGGCGTGGCCACGGTGGATATCGCCCTGGCCGAGCTGGTGGATCGGCTGGAACGGTTCGCCGCGCGGCGCGGCGGCCAGGCTTTCATGGTGACGGAGGCGGGCCGACTCATCGGCCGAAGCCGCCAGGTCTCCGGCCAGCTGATGTCCAACGAGAGCTTCTGGGACATCGCCGAGCGGTCTCCCGACCCGCACCTCAAGGATCTGGCCCGGCTGCTGAAGGATCCGGCGCCCAACTTCGTGGACATGACCGACCCGTACACGCGCAAGCCGTCGCTGGTCATCGACGCCCGGATCGAATCCATCGGCTGGACCCTGGCCATCATCGCGCCGCGCGACGTCTTGCTGCAGCCCCTGATCCAGCTGAAAAACACTGTGATCCCCATCGCCATCGTCATCGTAGGGTTGATCGTGGTGCTGCTGCTGGCGGTGTCTGACTCGGTCACCAAACCGCTGGCCCGGTTCCTCGGTCAGACTGACAGCTACTCCCAGGGCAACTATGCCGAGCGATTGGCCGAAGACAAGGGCCCCCTGGAGATCCGCCGCCTGGCGGGCTCCTTCAACCGCCTCGGCCAGGCCATCCTGGACCAGATCGAGAACGTCAAGACCAGCACCGCCCAGAAGGAGCGGTACCGCCAGGAGCTGATGATCGCCGCCGACATCCAGCGCAGCATCCTGCCCCGGCAGTTTCCGCCGTTCCCGGAGCTTCAGGACCGCCTCGACGTGTACGGCTACTACCGGCCGGCCCGGGAGGTGGGCGGCGACTACTTCGACTTCCTCCGCCTTCCCGGCGGCGCGGTGGGCATCGTCGTGGCCGATGTGTCCGGCAAGGGGGCCCCGGCGGCCTTCTTCATGGCCATGGCCCGGCTGCTCGTGCGCGCCATGGCCGGGCGCGGCTACTCGCCGGCGGAGATCGCGCGGCGGGCCAACCATCTGCTGTTCGAAGACAACGAGGCGGGCCTGTTCGTGACCCTTCTCTTCGCCGAGTACCATCCGGACACCGGCCGGACGCGGCTGGTCAGCGCCGGGCACAATCCGCCGGTGCTCCGCCGCGCCGACGGCCGGACCGAGGAGATCCGGCCCAACCCGGGGATCCCGCTGGGCGTGATGCCGGGCGCGCACTACGAGGTCATGGAGCTGGCACTGACGCCGGGCGACGCCTTGGTCATATACACCGACGGCGTGACCGACGCCCAGAACGCACGGGAGGAAGAATACGGCATGGCTCGTCTCCGCGACGCGGTCGGTGCCGCGCCGGCGGCGGCGGCCCGGGAGATGGCGGACGCTGTCGTGGCGGCGGTGTCGGCGTTCGCCGGCGACCAGCCCCAGCCCGATGACATCACCCTGGTGACCCTCATCCGGCGGGACGGGGCGACCGCAGCCGCCGTTCCGGCCGGTCGGCCCGAGGAGGTGATCCAGATGGCGCTCCCCGCCCGCACCGGCGTGCTGGAGCGGGTGGCCATGATGACCGAGTCGGTGGCCAGGGAGGCGGGCTTCACCCGCAGCGAGGCAGAGCGGATCGTCCTGGCCGTGGACGAGGTGGTCTCCAACGTGATCGAACACGCCTACGGACCGGCGAGCGCGGAGACGTTCGAGCTGCGTCTCTGCACCGCCGGCGACGTGCTGCGGATCGTCATTGCCGACTACGGCCAACCGTTCGATTTCGAGGCGGCCAGCCGCAAGTACGACGGCCAAGCCACGCCGGACCAGCCGGTGGGGGGCATCGGCCTGTTCCTCGTCCGCGAGGTGATGGACGAGGTCCGCTACGAGCCCGATACCGTGGACGGCAACCGGGTGACCTTGGTGAAGCGCCGGAAAAACGAATAG
- a CDS encoding STAS domain-containing protein: MQVEVSSVGDKWTVLAPQGRVDAHTVDDFEAAVRKELAGGARWLAMDLSDVPYMNSAGLRVLLIALKAVRPLDGGVVLARPQPQVLEILEISGFLKMFTIVANTAGLS, from the coding sequence ATGCAGGTGGAAGTCTCCAGCGTTGGTGACAAGTGGACAGTCCTCGCGCCGCAGGGCCGCGTAGACGCCCATACCGTCGACGACTTCGAAGCCGCCGTCCGGAAGGAACTGGCGGGGGGCGCGCGGTGGCTGGCCATGGACCTGTCCGACGTCCCGTATATGAACAGCGCCGGGCTGCGTGTGCTGCTCATCGCGCTCAAGGCCGTCCGGCCGCTCGACGGTGGCGTGGTGCTGGCGCGGCCCCAGCCGCAGGTTCTGGAGATCCTCGAGATCTCCGGCTTCCTGAAGATGTTCACCATCGTCGCCAATACCGCCGGACTGAGCTGA
- a CDS encoding DUF362 domain-containing protein, with protein sequence MRWTKDGINRRDFMKGTVVGLAGWPLLGSLTGTVRADAPRAARVALCKTTDRRAGVEQVMKLLEFEPPHGRRVLVKPNFNTADPAPGSTHNDTLLAIVRELRRRDAGAIAVGDRCGPAKMPEVLARKGIPEMAKEERFDVIDFGALPDTDWLPFSAPGLHWENGFTIPRPVREAEYIVITPCLKTHQYGGVFTMSLKLAVGITPRSLMRQLHGNTEHMRRMIAEINLAYTPKLVVLDGVECFVDGGPMEGKKAEAGVILAGIDRVAVDAVGLAVLREVGANDAIMGTPVFRQEQIARAVELGLGVSRPEAVEFVTGDAESRRYADKLKAILAAG encoded by the coding sequence ATGCGGTGGACGAAGGACGGGATCAATCGGCGGGATTTCATGAAAGGAACCGTGGTGGGGCTGGCGGGCTGGCCGCTGCTCGGCTCGCTGACGGGAACGGTCCGGGCTGACGCCCCCCGTGCCGCCCGGGTCGCCCTGTGCAAGACCACCGACCGCCGGGCGGGCGTGGAGCAGGTGATGAAGCTGCTCGAGTTCGAGCCGCCACATGGTCGGCGGGTGCTCGTCAAGCCGAACTTCAACACCGCCGACCCGGCCCCCGGCTCCACCCACAACGACACCCTGCTCGCCATCGTGCGGGAGCTGCGCCGCCGCGACGCGGGCGCCATCGCCGTGGGCGACCGGTGCGGCCCGGCCAAGATGCCCGAGGTGCTCGCCCGGAAGGGCATCCCGGAGATGGCGAAAGAGGAGCGGTTCGATGTGATCGACTTCGGGGCGCTCCCCGACACCGACTGGCTGCCGTTCAGCGCGCCGGGTCTGCACTGGGAGAACGGCTTCACCATCCCGCGGCCGGTCCGGGAGGCCGAATACATCGTGATCACGCCCTGCCTCAAAACCCACCAGTACGGCGGCGTGTTCACCATGTCGCTGAAACTGGCGGTGGGCATAACCCCGCGCAGCCTGATGCGGCAGCTCCACGGCAACACCGAACACATGCGCCGCATGATCGCCGAGATCAACCTGGCCTACACCCCGAAGCTCGTCGTGCTCGACGGCGTGGAGTGCTTCGTCGACGGTGGTCCCATGGAAGGGAAGAAGGCCGAGGCCGGCGTGATTTTGGCCGGCATCGACCGGGTGGCCGTCGACGCCGTGGGACTGGCGGTGCTGCGCGAAGTGGGCGCCAACGACGCGATCATGGGAACGCCCGTCTTCCGGCAGGAGCAGATCGCCCGGGCGGTGGAACTGGGCCTGGGCGTGAGCCGGCCCGAGGCCGTCGAGTTCGTCACCGGCGACGCCGAGAGCCGGCGGTACGCCGACAAACTGAAGGCGATCCTGGCGGCCGGCTGA
- a CDS encoding protease inhibitor I42 family protein has protein sequence MKFAAAALAVLLLAAIASGDGGSPAVAITKPGMYTSGKWTYTLEVRKGGYQTENRTGTLTYDGKRLDLDPEINDHVRTPWGTMYWVGKRRITWGSNGWMPQRHPKERRSGKELQVPGLPPDEYDQLKSNETAAPVPSTATPASIPPAAPPQPLPPAAPAQPMVPGTDIVLGREATGHYIEAVVGQTITVRLAGNPTTGFGWAALPPDDPAVAAMGNSEYQQNPADAGRVGAGGTYIFRFRAERPGAAKLVIQYRRPWEPGPTEVFHVLVRVARPAQP, from the coding sequence ATGAAATTTGCCGCTGCCGCGCTGGCCGTCCTGCTGCTGGCCGCCATCGCGTCCGGCGACGGGGGAAGCCCCGCCGTCGCTATCACCAAACCCGGGATGTACACGTCCGGCAAATGGACCTACACGCTGGAGGTCCGCAAGGGCGGCTATCAGACCGAGAACCGCACGGGCACGCTGACTTACGACGGCAAGCGGCTGGACCTCGACCCGGAGATCAACGACCACGTCCGCACCCCGTGGGGAACGATGTACTGGGTGGGGAAGCGGCGGATCACCTGGGGGTCCAACGGCTGGATGCCCCAACGCCACCCCAAGGAAAGGCGCAGCGGCAAGGAATTGCAGGTGCCGGGTCTGCCGCCGGACGAGTACGACCAGTTAAAGTCAAATGAGACGGCCGCGCCCGTGCCGTCGACGGCGACCCCCGCTTCAATCCCGCCGGCCGCGCCGCCGCAGCCCCTGCCGCCGGCCGCTCCGGCCCAACCCATGGTGCCGGGAACGGATATTGTTCTTGGGCGCGAGGCCACCGGTCACTACATCGAGGCGGTGGTGGGGCAGACGATCACCGTCCGGCTGGCCGGCAATCCCACCACCGGCTTCGGATGGGCCGCCCTACCCCCCGACGACCCGGCGGTGGCGGCCATGGGCAACAGCGAGTACCAGCAGAACCCCGCGGACGCCGGCCGCGTGGGCGCCGGCGGAACCTACATTTTCCGCTTCCGCGCCGAACGTCCGGGCGCGGCTAAGCTCGTCATCCAGTACCGCCGCCCCTGGGAACCGGGGCCCACCGAGGTCTTCCACGTCCTGGTCCGGGTGGCCCGGCCGGCGCAGCCGTAG
- a CDS encoding DUF2177 family protein, producing the protein MSAVWLKRYGLALTVFLVLDAVWLGVVARTFYRQQIGFLLAESPNWYAAGVFYLLFIAGLVHFVVSPAAREGAPGRGTLRGAFFGLVTYATYDLTNMATVARWPLAVTLVDLAWGAAVAAATAYLCIRLGPRDG; encoded by the coding sequence ATGTCTGCTGTCTGGTTGAAACGCTATGGCTTGGCCCTGACCGTTTTCCTGGTGCTGGATGCCGTCTGGCTGGGCGTCGTCGCCCGCACATTCTACCGGCAGCAGATCGGCTTTCTCCTGGCGGAGTCCCCGAACTGGTACGCCGCCGGGGTGTTCTACCTGCTGTTCATCGCCGGTCTGGTCCACTTCGTCGTGTCGCCGGCGGCGCGAGAAGGCGCGCCCGGACGCGGGACGCTTCGCGGCGCGTTCTTCGGGTTGGTCACGTACGCCACCTACGACCTGACCAATATGGCCACGGTGGCCCGCTGGCCGCTGGCGGTGACGCTGGTGGACCTGGCGTGGGGCGCCGCGGTGGCGGCAGCCACGGCGTACCTCTGCATCCGCCTCGGCCCCCGGGACGGATAA